DNA from Methylobacterium currus:
CCGTCACGCGGGTGATCCTGATCCCGCAGGGCGAGTTCGTCGCCTACGGGGCACTGACCCTGGCGAGCCTGGAGGCCGGCACCCTGCCCGGCACCGTGCCGCTGCTCCTGGGGCTGGGGGGCCTCGCCTTCCTGGCGGATTGCGCCGAGGCGCGCCACACCCTCGACGGGCGGACCCTGCTGCGCCTCGGGGCGCGCGACCTCGCCCTGCCGGCGGTGGTTGCGCTCGCCGCCTGGCTCCTCGCGCCGATGAAGCCCGGCCTCGTGGTCGAGATCCTGCTGACCCTCGCCATCGTGACGCCGATGGGCGGCTTCCTGCATGCGGTGGCGTTCCGGCCGCTCGCCCACGCCTCGGTGCTGGTGCTGCTGATCGCGTCGGTCGGCGTGCATCTGGCCCTGACCGGCCTCGGCCTCGTCTTCTTCGGCGCGGAAGGCTCGCGCACCCCGCCCCTCTCGGACGCCTCGTTCCCCGCCGGCCCCCTGCTGGTGAGCGGGCAGTCGCTGTGGATGATCGGTCTGACGCTCGCGATCATCGTGGCGCTCTGGCTGTTCTTCTCGCGCACGCTGCTCGGCAAGGCGCTGATCGCCACCGCCGTGAACCGGCTCGGCGCCCGGCTGATGGGCATCGCGCCCTCGCTCGCCGGCCGGCTCAGCTTCTCGGTCGCGGCCTTCATCGGCGCGCTGTCGGGCGTGCTGATCGCGCCGCTCACCACCGTCTACTACGACACCGGCTTCCTCATCGGCCTCAAGGGCTTCGTCGCCGCGATCATCGGGGGCCTGGCGAGCTATCCGGCGGCGGCCGCCGCCGCGATCCTCGTCGGCATCATCGAATCCGTCGCCTCCTTCGAAGCCAGCGCCTTCAAGGAGGTGATCGTGTTCATGGCGATCATCCCGGTCCTGCTCTGGCGCTCCCTGCGCTCGGCCCCGATCGAGGACGAGGAGTAAGATGCCCACCCGTCTGCTGGCCGGCCTGACCGCCCTCCTGATCGTCGCCCTCCCCGTCCTGCCCGGCGTGCCGCCGTTCTGGCTCACGCTGCTGACCTATGCGGGGCTCTCGGCCATCGTGGTCACCGGCCTCGTGGTGCTGACGGGCGTCGCGGGCATCACCTCCTTCGGGCAGGCGATGTTCGTCGGCATCAGCGCCTACGCGACGGCGCTTCTGACCACGCAGGGCGGGCTCTCGCCCTGGCTGTCCCTGCCGGCGGCCCTGCTGCTCTCGGCCGCCGCCGCCTGGATCATCGGCGCGATCACGCTGCGGCTCTCGGGCCATTACCTGCCGCTCGGCACGATCGCCTGGAACATCTCGTTCTTCTACGTGCTGGGCAACACCGACGCGCTCGGCCGCTACGACGGCCTGACCGGCCTGCCGCCGATCAGCGTGCTCGGCCATCCCGTCCTCGGCGGCGGCGAGGCCCTGCTGCTCACCTGGGGCTTCCTGGCCCTGAGCCTG
Protein-coding regions in this window:
- a CDS encoding branched-chain amino acid ABC transporter permease produces the protein MDATILLLLLQDGVVNGAIYALIALSLVLVFTVTRVILIPQGEFVAYGALTLASLEAGTLPGTVPLLLGLGGLAFLADCAEARHTLDGRTLLRLGARDLALPAVVALAAWLLAPMKPGLVVEILLTLAIVTPMGGFLHAVAFRPLAHASVLVLLIASVGVHLALTGLGLVFFGAEGSRTPPLSDASFPAGPLLVSGQSLWMIGLTLAIIVALWLFFSRTLLGKALIATAVNRLGARLMGIAPSLAGRLSFSVAAFIGALSGVLIAPLTTVYYDTGFLIGLKGFVAAIIGGLASYPAAAAAAILVGIIESVASFEASAFKEVIVFMAIIPVLLWRSLRSAPIEDEE